From Brassica oleracea var. oleracea cultivar TO1000 chromosome C3, BOL, whole genome shotgun sequence, a single genomic window includes:
- the LOC106328081 gene encoding trafficking protein particle complex subunit 12-like produces the protein MFSDSSPAMDPTSPESETRPEINPSSAATNPAAVQPIKATPEATAFESTPSSFADPPPERSNSLDELTHDLSSLHDLSTRGQWEAILDKISQSRALFLLTKPHEHLTYLTYQVIALTKLRRSDEASHELNSLHDFDGEHYRYESFPEIYPDRKGSMVPFSLRWMYALVPTRLGNRQEGLDRLYTLLDFVRERIKEKEGNDDSVELWKKREIFVMSCLLGFHLGHKEFGVSLELIKELIKRDPLDPVLVSKLGSVQMQFGDIEGAKATFDRVEKMSNHNGLVSETQFKNLVGRNKALVHVVAKDYAAAVREYEECIERDNSDVVAVNNKALCLMYSRDLSDAIKVMESALERVPTAALNESLVGNLCSMYELAYVNHTDVKRTLNNWIARVAPDDFDSSCTRV, from the coding sequence ATGTTCTCGGACTCATCTCCGGCAATGGATCCGACTTCACCCGAATCCGAGACCCGACCCGAAATCAATCCATCCTCCGCCGCTACCAATCCCGCCGCCGTACAACCAATCAAAGCTACACCCGAAGCGACGGCGTTCGAATCAACCCCATCATCCTTCGCCGATCCACCACCGGAACGATCCAATTCCCTCGACGAGCTAACTCACGACCTCAGCTCCCTCCACGATCTCTCCACCCGCGGCCAGTGGGAAGCGATCCTCGACAAAATATCCCAATCCCGAGCCCTCTTCCTCCTCACCAAGCCTCACGAGCACCTCACCTACCTAACCTACCAAGTCATCGCCCTCACGAAGCTCCGCCGCTCCGACGAAGCCTCGCACGAGCTCAACTCCCTGCACGACTTCGACGGTGAGCACTACAGGTACGAATCGTTCCCCGAGATCTACCCTGACCGGAAGGGATCCATGGTGCCTTTCTCGTTACGGTGGATGTACGCTTTGGTTCCGACTAGGCTAGGGAATCGCCAGGAAGGGTTAGATCGGTTGTACACGTTGCTCGACTTCGTTAGGGAGAGGATTAAAGAGAAAGAGGGGAATGATGATTCTGTGGAGCTGTGGAAGAAGAGAGAGATCTTTGTGATGAGTTGTTTGTTAGGGTTTCACTTAGGTCACAAGGAGTTTGGTGTTTCCTTGGAGTTGATTAAGGAGTTGATAAAGCGTGATCCTTTGGATCCTGTCTTGGTTTCGAAGCTAGGCTCTGTTCAGATGCAGTTTGGGGATATAGAAGGAGCTAAAGCCACGTTTGATCGTGTCGAGAAGATGAGCAATCACAATGGGTTGGTGAGTGAGACTCAGTTCAAGAATCTTGTAGGGAGGAACAAGGCTTTGGTTCACGTTGTGGCGAAGGACTATGCTGCTGCTGTGAGAGAGTATGAAGAGTGTATTGAGAGAGATAACTCTGATGTTGTCGCGGTTAACAACAAGGCGCTTTGTTTGATGTACTCGAGAGATTTGTCTGATGCGATCAAGGTGATGGAGAGTGCGTTGGAGAGAGTGCCGACCGCGGCTTTGAACGAGAGCTTGGTGGGGAACTTGTGTAGTATGTATGAGTTGGCTTATGTTAATCACACTGATGTCAAGAGGACTTTGAACAATTGGATTGCACGTGTTGCTCCTGATGACTTTGATTCTTCTTGTACCAGAGTTTGA